Genomic segment of Dromiciops gliroides isolate mDroGli1 chromosome 3, mDroGli1.pri, whole genome shotgun sequence:
CAGAATATGATTTAGATTTTCTCCCTCTAAACTGGTTACCTTACACTTGCCAACACTAAAATATTTCTGCTACTAAATTGATCATTCACAGCCTTATAACGTATTCCTGAATACTTGCATAAATCtgagcttccccccaaaaaaattaaaagtaaagacATTTGCCAGACcaaaagagggaagaacaagTAAGAAGGCAAGCTGCTATAAGCTATGCAATAAaactagttattatttttaaaaatcagaataagaAATTGCCTTCTTTCCCCCAAGCAAACAGAACCTATAAAAGCCCATCTTCCTGTGTGGGCATGGGATGCAGAGGTAGAGGACTGTCTAGACTAAGCCACTGTATATACTGTCAGAAttttttgatatgttggttaattttgatgaatttctttttattctatgttAAAGGATTGCTCTTGGAAGGAAAGCAATGCAACATGAATTTAATATAAAAactaaagatatcaataaaaatttattttacaaaaattatgcTTACTAGTCACTTGTAACcagcttcccttttctttttcctctttttcaccactaggtaggatttgaaacaaTTATTCTGACAACATGTGAAAGCCAAGAAGTGATAAAATGGTCCATAAAATTGGAACAATTTACATTGAATATTAGCACTATAAACTGAAACTAGTCCAACAAAAGATTACATTTGTCAAGTATTACTGTAGCTctgatatttaaagaaatttttccATTAGAAGGGAATTAAaagtaattcaattcaaaaacCACTTATTTAGTGCCTAGTATGTATTGGTTGTAGGGATGCACAAATGAGAAATGACACGGTTCCTGTACTCTAGAACCTTACAATATACCAGTGGGCAGgacatgtataaaatgacaaatacatATGATGTAGAATGTGATGGGGACAAAGAAGAGATTCAGAGAGTACTCTATGAAAACATGAGATGGGAGATAATTTTCAGCAGAGGAGATGAGGGAAGAATTTGTAGAGAAAGTGGAAGCCAAGTGgatcccagaaaaaagaaatggattttatctggcaaagacaaaaagggaatgcattctaggcatgaggaatgCCTGATCTTGACATGTTCTCTCTCATAAAGGTGAGTGACAACATGTCAAGATCAGGAAACACCTAACAGTCCAATATGGCTAGAATGCATATTAGGTAAAACAGAATTTGCACTCAAAGCAACAAGAGTAGCAAGACATAGCAAATAAGGTGATGTAGAGagtaagggaaggagaaatagtAAAAGATTAGGAGGTTGTGGCCTCCAATGTCATCTAATATTTCGGTTGCAAGCAGAAGATTTCAATCTTCATATTCTAACAACTTGAATACAGAAAAATTTATTAATGAGATGACGCTGTAGCTACATTTATTCTTTTGACAGTACCCCAGGTATTTTATATCATAAACTAGATGACAACTAGTTGATGAATCACATAATCAAAGGGCTGGACACCACCAATGCTACCAACTTAATTAGAAATGGGAGCCTCTGAACCTTAATGATCCCTGTGGGTTACatagtgatttagaaaaccacacatgaacattatttatgttctactgtatttttatttattttgctaaatatttctcagttacattttaatctggtttggccaTAACTCTATACTAGATGACCATTAAGTTCCTCCCTTCCAACTGTGACACTATAGATAAAACACTTTtgtagctattttttaaaaagccagccCCACGTGAAAAGAACTACTTCTTTAACATTATTAAATAAGGTGATTTTTTACTTACTGGGAAAGTAATGAAAGGTTCTCTTACTGCTTGATGTTCATAAaaataggtttttctgaaatacacAGGCCAGAATACTTTCTACACTAAATTTAAAGATAAGACTATTTCCATAAAAATCTCAGAAATTTTCTAGTATATTGGTCTTGGAAATGTTACTGCTATTATTTCAAGTAGTAAAACAATATCTATTACTTAAAACTCAGGACATAATTCTTCCTTAAATCCTCTTAGATAACTTATCttgatttctcctttaacttCATCAAATTCTCTTATATTTATTGTACATGTCAGTTAACCCTTTGAGTGCAAATTCCTCAAAGGCAGGGTCAGtgtcatttttcacttttgtatccccagaattgaacacagtgccttgtacacagtagTTACTTAAAAACAGGTTTCCTGAATTGAACTGAAACTGTTAAATAgaaagcagaaaacaaaacaaaaaaggaacactGAACTGTAAAGCTCCAAGATGTCAGAGACAACATCTTAACCCAATCTTTTCATCTAACAAAATTATGGAACACTGGAGTTGGAAACGACCTGAAAGATTGTCTAGACCAAGCCAATACAAACCAGAACAGGCATCCCTTTAGACAACATTCCCAAAAAAGATTGATCCAGGCTCCACTTAAAGAAATACAGTGATTAAGAACTCATCTTCCAAAGTAGTCAACTTCACTTTTatatagttctaattattaggaatattttttcccctttttgtgaaACAAAAATCTGTCTCTAACATAGAATGCTAGTGTTTGAAGGGGCCTCAGTAGTCATCTactccaaatccctcattttaagaAGGAAAGTGATACTATCTGTCATGTATATGGTGTTCTGTGGCTTAAAAAACTTTTGCATATGTTGTCACATGTGATTctcacaaaaatccaatgagttAAAAAATGCAGATATTACCCTGATTTTGCAGGGGAAGAAATGGGAACACAGAAAGATGAATAACatgcccaaggttacatggctagtaagtagtAGAACCAATATTTTAATCAAGGTCTTCTGCCTAGAGCTCCTTCAACTATACCACAGCTGCTTTTTATAAGAACTATTTatcctttattattattcatattcataACACCAAGCTCAGTTCTCAGCACAAAGTATACATGAATTTGGCAAATGAGTGAATTTTGCAGGAAGAGGAGAATGAAAACAGGTAAATGGAAATCAATACCCAAAAAGGTTGAAGTCTCTTAGGTTCCAGTattgagttgggggaggggaggtgtggGAGGGGGCTGAGAGTATCTAAACTGAGACTCTAGGTACAATTTccgaaaaagaagaaaacttgaaagcaTCTCAGGTTTGTTTGTGAGGAGTCCAGAGATCGAATTCCATTCTCCTCAACAATGCACCCCTCTTAGGGGAGAGCAAAATCCTCAGAAGGCAAAGTAGATAGTGCCTAAGACTCACTAGTATCTAGAGTGaactgcacacagtaggcacttatgtttaattaattgaaaaaaaagtgaCCAATACTTCAAATGGGGGAGTATAACTTctcataaaatatatgtgtatgtatatatacatatatatgtatacaagaatgtatgtatgtgtacatcaTACATACAAAATTTACCTGATGTTAACATTGTGCCCAATATTCGTCATAGCTGAAGTCATTATTTCTGCGGTAAGGCTGTCTGCAAAACTCACACCGTCTTTTCCAATTCCACTATCAGCTGCCAGACTGGTATTATTTAGCTCTCTTTCTGCTTTTTCGATAGCTGCAGCAACTATCTTTTCAGCTAACACCACCTTCTGTTCGAGATCAATATGGATTCTGGGAACATCGAGGTGAAAAAGTCTAGACTTCTGACAGCCAATTCCAAGTTTTGAATTAGATACTGGTTTATTTCTAGCAGAAGGCTCCTGTCCAAAAAAGTATTGTGATGATTTTTCCATACAGTCCTGGTGTTCTTTCAGGTTACAATACCTGCAAGCTGTACTAGAAAATGGTGACAACTTTTCAGCATAAGTAAACCTATCTGCTGATTTTCTGTTCTTAGAAACTTGGAGAACTGCAGATTCCAAACTTATTTCTAAAGTGTCTTCTACTATTTTTTTGGCATATTGCTCGATAGCTTGAATGATGCTGTCGCCATACTCATATTCATTTAAGCTGCTTGTGCTGTggtaaagtttttgttttggagaAGAAAGTTGAAGAGATTTCGAAAATGCTGATTCAACATAACCCCCCCTATCTTCCTCACATGTAGATTTTTTATAAAGGCAAGAATCTGTTAAAGATTTTGGCAAGCCAACTGTGGACATCTGTAGCTTTCTTGTGACATCCCGTGTTATGCTGTAAGCAAGAGAGTCTGAAAATCTTAACAACTCTGGACAGTCAATTTTGTGTGTAGGTTTAACCCCTTCATCAGCTTGGTTTTCACAAAGATGACCAATATTTCTTTTGCCTTGTCCTTTTTTATCTATTTGGTGCTTATCTTTATTCAAGAATTTTAACAGGTCACTCTTACTGTTCATCTGTGAGCTTCGTACagggaatatttttttattatatttcagttGGATTTTCCTAGCTGCTTGTTGCAGTCCTAATTTAACAGATCTATAAGCAAGTCGACTAGCAAACTGATCCATTATTAACTCACTATTAGCACCTTCCCTTTTCAGAACTTGGATAATGTGCCCAGCATACTCATCCGTCACACTTTCACAGCTGGGATACTTAGATGTCAGACCTGACATGTAGGTATTCTGAAATAATGAATGGTTAAGTGGCTCAACTTCTCTTGGCCACTGTTCAACCTGTATATTCCACTTCTCTTTTGAGCAATagtctctctcatctctttttaGACAAAGACTATCCATATGACAGTTATTCTTCTTAAGCCTCAGTAGTTTAGAATGTTTTGATTTTACTATTTTCTTAGCCTCTCTGATGACGTCCCCTGCCACATCACCAGCAAAATCCTGTAAGCACTGTAAAGTCTCATCTTTATTTACAAGTGTAATATATCCAGATGTTTGGCTCTGAACATTTAAATGAGATTTTGTACTAGGTGCTTGGAAGCTTTTATCATGTAAATAGGAAGCAGCCATGTCAGTTGCCAAAGAAATTATATGTGTAGCTAAATTATTTGCATACTGGGCTGTTTTCTCTGAGCACTCTGATTTCACATGCATTTCTGGATAGTCTTCATCTTCACTGCTTTCAACTTCTTCTGAAAGGGACCTCATCAGTTTCAACAtaaactcttctttttctatGGTATTTTGCTCACTTTCAGAGAGGCCACTAAGAGATGGATTTCGAGGTGTAGAAGGTGGTGTAGCAGGTGCAAATTCTTTTGCTAATTCTCCTTTGAGCTTTTTGGTTAATTTCCTTAAGTTCTGCTCTGAACTAGTCTGAGGTGGTACTAGAGGAGTTGGTGGAGGGGTATCAGGTATTATGTTCCCATCTCTGATTTTCTGTTTATCCTCCCCTTGTGAAATGTCTTCACCAGGAAGCACTGTAGGTGAGAAAGTATGAGCAGGAGAAAACCATATTTCTTGCCCCAAAGGCATAGGACCAAGCACAGTTTTATTCAGGTcatgttttttcattgatttgtCAAAGTGTTTTAATGAAGAGTCCATTGCCTCAGAGAGTTCTTCTGTATTCTGTCTTTGGGATGTTACATCTGGACAAGGTAGCAGAGTACCTGAAGACAGCTTGGGACCCATGGATCCTTTATATTCTGGAACATAATCCTTTACTAATGAAGACATATCTTGAATAGACTGATCCAGCCCATCTTGAAAGTTGGTTGGCTTATTTGAGGTCAGCTGTGGCTCTTCTTTAAGGGCAGGCAAAAACTGTTGCTTCTCTGTTGTTTCATGTTTCTTTATCAAACTAGATATATCTTTTCTAATACTGCCTGCACATGTTGGGATACCTGCACTGTGTGCCACATTCTTATTATTTGATGCTACCAATTTGCTTTCATCTATGGAGTGCTTTATAATGTATTTAGATAAATGATCAGCAAAATAGTTTTTAGAGCTACTTTCACCAGGCTGTAGAGTTGCTCCACCATGTGGTAAAGCTTTGTCTTTCATTAAATAATCTGAAGATTCTCCAACTGCTTTGGTAAGTCTGGAGGAGGCAATTGCTTCATATGTTTCAGTTACTATCATATCTACCATTGTTCCAGAGAAACTATTGATAGCTGATAGACCACAGGCTAATTCTGAACAGCTATTGATTCCAATGCTATTTGTTAATTTAAGATCATTCTGGTTATATGAAAACTCATAGTTGTTTTCATTACTTGGATTGTGGTTTGAAGGCAGTTTACTATTTCTAAGACAAGCTGCTTCCTCTTCCCTATTTTTTGCCATAAAGTATGTTTGGGTAGAATCATTGTATGCTTGATGACTATTATCTGATGGCTGGTGAGAACTCTCCTGACGTATATTAGATGAAGCATGATGTCTGCCAAGGGCCCTTCCTGCCAAGGGCACTGGTATAGAGGTTACAACACCAGAAGTACAAAACAAGGCCTGCTGCACTGTGTATTCTTTTCTATAGTCCTGTACTAGATTCAAGGCTGTCAGTACTTGATTGTGACAAGCAGGGAAAGAAGTTGAGGTTTGTGTTGACTGCAACACACTTTCTGCGCTGACATACTTGATGTTATCCATTGAGACACTAATTGCTGCTTTTGTGGTAAAAGTCACATCAACTTGTGATAGCTCAATGAATGCTTCCTGTATGACAGATTCAGACAAATCCTTAGCATATGACCTAACTACTTTGTCTTCATAATCAAAAGGGCTGTCGTGTGTCCCTGTGGGCGTTGGTGGATGGGAAAACTGGCACACTTCCATAAGGCCTTCAAAAATAAGTTCTTCAGCAAGGTCTGCAGCAAACCTGGCAGCAGTGTTGGTAAATATCTGCTTCTTGACATAGTGTAAATCTCGTAAAGCGCTGGTTAGAGCATCCCCAACCAGAAAGTTGGCCAAACCATTGATGGCACGCTTTTTCAACAAAAAGGCTCTCCGCCTTCCAATTTCATTAAATGCCATATCAAAGACCGAGGACGTCAATTTCACTGCTAAACTACAGAGTGCACTGGTACAGGAAGAGACTCCCTTCTGTAAGTCTTTAAAAGCATGGCCAAAACTTTTTTCCACAAGGTCAGCAGCAAATTT
This window contains:
- the AKAP11 gene encoding A-kinase anchor protein 11 isoform X2: MDTYQIVKSSKMKTMKATVSIKKSFIEGVLHSIKSLLQSQKELCSVSAEEYLKPEEQANMIEVTFLGFNGETDSGHIQDLTTVSLELPDLLNSIHFCNLNENEIIFLKDINKLPETNADPQKQNLFSSVLCVMKVSPATFPRFRVDFVFNLLSKYATGIRYTLDTYLRQKRQLEKSHGDDDDTNQSVSSIEDDFVTAFEQLDEEEPSKMHSDGMSLATLRSQCDAASQTIPAHCLEASDSEVLVSSVQQKSVAKDSPSLINVLGFKERPSNVKNSVTTSISEPWTQRSFYKLCHPSDTGVTLQKTQFSSSPADSSESECSSPSPVIFLDEEGYQKSLKAKLELPKIPVGKDGIEDSDSEIGEFFDSFDQFDELEQASDASCQLKWEPVLGNTSKKRVHKHGKSCSITTTMNPQKFKFDRPTLPANVRKPTPRKPESPYSNLCDVPDSPRPVKTTGEDSGLFSPIRSSAFSPLGNCTTTECYCHIDVSEERFNENHDNIYHAYSDYANNVSCEILGSVFHSQLVPKHTENISCIDSIVSTEGKILTIDLKRRELDWKVRSKRKSLMIKENIQKFAADLVEKSFGHAFKDLQKGVSSCTSALCSLAVKLTSSVFDMAFNEIGRRRAFLLKKRAINGLANFLVGDALTSALRDLHYVKKQIFTNTAARFAADLAEELIFEGLMEVCQFSHPPTPTGTHDSPFDYEDKVVRSYAKDLSESVIQEAFIELSQVDVTFTTKAAISVSMDNIKYVSAESVLQSTQTSTSFPACHNQVLTALNLVQDYRKEYTVQQALFCTSGVVTSIPVPLAGRALGRHHASSNIRQESSHQPSDNSHQAYNDSTQTYFMAKNREEEAACLRNSKLPSNHNPSNENNYEFSYNQNDLKLTNSIGINSCSELACGLSAINSFSGTMVDMIVTETYEAIASSRLTKAVGESSDYLMKDKALPHGGATLQPGESSSKNYFADHLSKYIIKHSIDESKLVASNNKNVAHSAGIPTCAGSIRKDISSLIKKHETTEKQQFLPALKEEPQLTSNKPTNFQDGLDQSIQDMSSLVKDYVPEYKGSMGPKLSSGTLLPCPDVTSQRQNTEELSEAMDSSLKHFDKSMKKHDLNKTVLGPMPLGQEIWFSPAHTFSPTVLPGEDISQGEDKQKIRDGNIIPDTPPPTPLVPPQTSSEQNLRKLTKKLKGELAKEFAPATPPSTPRNPSLSGLSESEQNTIEKEEFMLKLMRSLSEEVESSEDEDYPEMHVKSECSEKTAQYANNLATHIISLATDMAASYLHDKSFQAPSTKSHLNVQSQTSGYITLVNKDETLQCLQDFAGDVAGDVIREAKKIVKSKHSKLLRLKKNNCHMDSLCLKRDERDYCSKEKWNIQVEQWPREVEPLNHSLFQNTYMSGLTSKYPSCESVTDEYAGHIIQVLKREGANSELIMDQFASRLAYRSVKLGLQQAARKIQLKYNKKIFPVRSSQMNSKSDLLKFLNKDKHQIDKKGQGKRNIGHLCENQADEGVKPTHKIDCPELLRFSDSLAYSITRDVTRKLQMSTVGLPKSLTDSCLYKKSTCEEDRGGYVESAFSKSLQLSSPKQKLYHSTSSLNEYEYGDSIIQAIEQYAKKIVEDTLEISLESAVLQVSKNRKSADRFTYAEKLSPFSSTACRYCNLKEHQDCMEKSSQYFFGQEPSARNKPVSNSKLGIGCQKSRLFHLDVPRIHIDLEQKVVLAEKIVAAAIEKAERELNNTSLAADSGIGKDGVSFADSLTAEIMTSAMTNIGHNVNISSMGKEGFQSVESVGSQQMSLSIGDDSSWSNLSFEDDHQDESSSFLHLSDSDGTDDKDEEHKHAIEGLEKVGKKLLIVNIDMAPCAVDPQLRLALQWLAASEAEVEQLYFHDSAKKEFMLLSKRVREKEWKVGDLLQAVLKYYEMMEKASDEEKCKPLFCWILENA
- the AKAP11 gene encoding A-kinase anchor protein 11 isoform X1; translation: MDTYQIVKSSKMKTMKATVSIKKSFIEGVLHSIKSLLQSQKELCSVSAEEYLKPEEQANMIEVTFLGFNGETDSGHIQDLTTVSLELPDLLNSIHFCNLNENEIIFLKDINKLPETNADPQKQNLFSSVLCVMKVSPATFPRFRVDFVFNLLSKYATGIRYTLDTYLRQKRQLEKSHGDDDDTNQSVSSIEDDFVTAFEQLDEEEPSKMHSDGMSLATLRSQCDAASQTIPAHCLEASDSEVLVSSVQQKSVAKDSPSLINVLGFKERPSNVKNSVTTSISEPWTQRSFYKLCHPSDTGVTLQKTQFSSSPADSSESECSSPSPVIFLDEEGYQKSLKAKLELPKIPVGKDGIEDSDSEIGEFFDSFDQFDELEQASDASCQLKWEPVLGNTSKKRVHKHGKSCSITTTMNPQKFKFDRPTLPANVRKPTPRKPESPYSNLCDVPDSPRPVKTTGEDSGLFSPIRSSAFSPLGNCTTTECYCHIDVSEERFNENHDNIYHAYSDYANNVSCEILGSVFHSQLVPKHTENISCIDSIVSTEGKILTIDLKRRELDWKVRSKRKSLMIKENIQKFAADLVEKSFGHAFKDLQKGVSSCTSALCSLAVKLTSSVFDMAFNEIGRRRAFLLKKRAINGLANFLVGDALTSALRDLHYVKKQIFTNTAARFAADLAEELIFEGLMEVCQFSHPPTPTGTHDSPFDYEDKVVRSYAKDLSESVIQEAFIELSQVDVTFTTKAAISVSMDNIKYVSAESVLQSTQTSTSFPACHNQVLTALNLVQDYRKEYTVQQALFCTSGVVTSIPVPLAGRALGRHHASSNIRQESSHQPSDNSHQAYNDSTQTYFMAKNREEEAACLRNSKLPSNHNPSNENNYEFSYNQNDLKLTNSIGINSCSELACGLSAINSFSGTMVDMIVTETYEAIASSRLTKAVGESSDYLMKDKALPHGGATLQPGESSSKNYFADHLSKYIIKHSIDESKLVASNNKNVAHSAGIPTCAGSIRKDISSLIKKHETTEKQQFLPALKEEPQLTSNKPTNFQDGLDQSIQDMSSLVKDYVPEYKGSMGPKLSSGTLLPCPDVTSQRQNTEELSEAMDSSLKHFDKSMKKHDLNKTVLGPMPLGQEIWFSPAHTFSPTVLPGEDISQGEDKQKIRDGNIIPDTPPPTPLVPPQTSSEQNLRKLTKKLKGELAKEFAPATPPSTPRNPSLSGLSESEQNTIEKEEFMLKLMRSLSEEVESSEDEDYPEMHVKSECSEKTAQYANNLATHIISLATDMAASYLHDKSFQAPSTKSHLNVQSQTSGYITLVNKDETLQCLQDFAGDVAGDVIREAKKIVKSKHSKLLRLKKNNCHMDSLCLKRDERDYCSKEKWNIQVEQWPREVEPLNHSLFQNTYMSGLTSKYPSCESVTDEYAGHIIQVLKREGANSELIMDQFASRLAYRSVKLGLQQAARKIQLKYNKKIFPVRSSQMNSKSDLLKFLNKDKHQIDKKGQGKRNIGHLCENQADEGVKPTHKIDCPELLRFSDSLAYSITRDVTRKLQMSTVGLPKSLTDSCLYKKSTCEEDRGGYVESAFSKSLQLSSPKQKLYHSTSSLNEYEYGDSIIQAIEQYAKKIVEDTLEISLESAVLQVSKNRKSADRFTYAEKLSPFSSTACRYCNLKEHQDCMEKSSQYFFGQEPSARNKPVSNSKLGIGCQKSRLFHLDVPRIHIDLEQKVVLAEKIVAAAIEKAERELNNTSLAADSGIGKDGVSFADSLTAEIMTSAMTNIGHNVNISSMGKEGFQSVESVGSQQMSLSIGDDSSWSNLSFEDDHQDESSSFLHLSDSNGNSSSWSSLGLEGDMYEENLSFPTSDSDGTDDKDEEHKHAIEGLEKVGKKLLIVNIDMAPCAVDPQLRLALQWLAASEAEVEQLYFHDSAKKEFMLLSKRVREKEWKVGDLLQAVLKYYEMMEKASDEEKCKPLFCWILENA